Proteins encoded by one window of uncultured Bacteroides sp.:
- a CDS encoding cation diffusion facilitator family transporter, with amino-acid sequence MAHNHEHQHNHTVESLNKAFITGIILNLSFVLIEFSAGFYFNSLGLLSDAGHNLGDVASLFLALLAFRLAKVRANARYTYGYKKSTVLVSLLNAVILLIAVGAILTESIEKIVNPRPVEGGAIAWVAGIGVFVNAFTAMLFMRNQEKDLNVRGAYLHMAADTLVSVGVLISGVVISYTGWYVIDPIIGISVAVVILISTWNLLHESIRLSLDGVPISINSEDIKEIISEIPEVISIHHLHIWAISTTENAMTAHIVIPNLDEMEELKHRIKDKLQEAGISHVTLEFETEQMCCKSGYCI; translated from the coding sequence ATGGCTCATAATCACGAACATCAGCATAACCACACTGTAGAATCCTTGAATAAGGCCTTTATAACAGGTATCATTCTGAATCTGTCTTTTGTTTTGATAGAATTCAGTGCCGGATTTTATTTTAATTCATTAGGACTACTTTCCGATGCCGGACATAATCTGGGCGACGTAGCCAGTTTGTTCCTTGCATTACTGGCATTTAGATTGGCAAAAGTCAGGGCAAATGCCAGATACACTTACGGGTATAAGAAGAGCACAGTGCTTGTTTCTCTGCTCAATGCGGTAATCTTACTTATTGCCGTGGGGGCAATCCTGACAGAGAGTATTGAAAAAATAGTAAACCCTCGCCCAGTTGAAGGAGGTGCTATTGCATGGGTGGCCGGAATCGGGGTATTCGTCAATGCCTTCACGGCCATGCTTTTTATGAGAAACCAGGAGAAAGATCTGAATGTGAGGGGAGCTTACCTGCACATGGCCGCAGATACATTGGTATCTGTAGGCGTATTAATATCGGGAGTGGTTATCTCTTATACAGGATGGTACGTGATTGACCCCATTATAGGTATATCTGTGGCTGTTGTTATACTTATTTCCACATGGAATCTGCTTCACGAGAGCATTCGTCTTTCGCTGGATGGTGTCCCTATAAGCATAAACAGTGAAGACATTAAAGAGATAATTTCAGAAATTCCAGAAGTTATAAGCATTCATCACCTGCACATCTGGGCTATCAGTACAACAGAAAACGCAATGACTGCCCACATTGTTATACCTAACTTGGATGAGATGGAAGAATTAAAGCATCGCATCAAAGATAAACTTCAGGAAGCAGGAATTAGTCACGTTACTTTGGAATTTGAAACCGAACAAATGTGTTGTAAAAGCGGTTATTGCATATAA
- a CDS encoding tetratricopeptide repeat protein gives MKRNVLLLLMCLLFSGIHAQNYKELFDKATHCEETDSLVQAEKYYREALKVDPTNAHNCMIFADLGRLQYRMQRYQEALQSYDYAVNLAPLTVSILMDRASLNFEMGNTDKAYVDCCTVLDVNKNNAKALFLRAYLQSSRRQYKEAEVDYKRLLELEPQSISGRLGLAILYQQEQKYKESLELLNKLIIEAPDDAELYVIRAGVEKEIIQLDFSLIDLDKAISLSPKSANAYMLRGEILLSQKKKEMAKQDFEKAIELGVSRSDLIQQLKECK, from the coding sequence ATGAAGAGAAATGTATTGTTGCTGTTGATGTGTTTGCTGTTTTCAGGCATTCATGCACAGAATTATAAAGAGCTTTTTGACAAGGCAACTCATTGTGAAGAAACAGATAGTCTTGTACAAGCCGAAAAGTATTACCGCGAAGCACTGAAAGTTGATCCTACAAATGCTCATAACTGCATGATTTTTGCCGATCTTGGGCGGCTTCAGTACCGGATGCAACGTTATCAGGAGGCTTTGCAATCTTATGATTATGCAGTAAATCTGGCTCCTTTAACTGTTTCTATCCTGATGGATAGAGCATCACTCAATTTTGAAATGGGTAACACGGACAAGGCTTATGTAGATTGCTGCACAGTTTTGGATGTGAATAAAAACAATGCCAAAGCATTATTCCTTCGTGCTTATCTGCAAAGCAGCAGGCGTCAATATAAAGAGGCCGAAGTTGACTATAAACGTTTGCTTGAACTGGAACCGCAAAGCATTTCCGGCAGATTGGGGCTGGCCATTCTTTATCAACAGGAACAAAAATACAAGGAATCTCTTGAGCTACTTAACAAATTAATTATTGAAGCACCAGATGATGCTGAATTATATGTTATTCGTGCAGGCGTGGAAAAGGAGATAATCCAGTTGGACTTTTCTCTGATAGATCTCGATAAAGCCATTAGCTTGTCGCCTAAATCTGCAAATGCATATATGTTGCGTGGTGAAATCTTGCTTTCACAAAAGAAAAAGGAAATGGCAAAGCAAGATTTTGAAAAGGCAATTGAACTGGGCGTTTCCCGTTCTGACTTAATACAACAGTTGAAAGAATGTAAATGA
- the leuD gene encoding 3-isopropylmalate dehydratase small subunit, which produces MKEKFNITTSTCVPLPLENVDTDQIIPARFLKATTKEGFGDNLFRDWRYDKQGNPIESFVLNNSTYSGKILVAGKNFGSGSSREHAAWAIAGYGFRIVVSSFFADIFKNNALNNFVLPVVVSDKFLAELFASIKENAKMEVEVDLPNQTITNKATGKSEQFQINSYKKHCLMNALDDIDYLLSNKDKIEAWENK; this is translated from the coding sequence ATGAAAGAGAAATTTAATATAACAACCAGCACTTGTGTTCCACTTCCTCTTGAAAACGTGGACACAGACCAAATTATACCAGCACGTTTCTTAAAGGCAACTACTAAAGAAGGTTTCGGAGATAATCTTTTCCGCGACTGGAGATATGATAAACAAGGAAACCCTATTGAGTCATTTGTTCTTAACAATTCAACTTATTCAGGTAAAATATTGGTTGCAGGAAAGAACTTCGGTTCCGGTTCCAGTCGTGAACATGCGGCATGGGCCATTGCAGGTTACGGTTTCCGGATTGTTGTCAGCAGTTTTTTTGCTGATATATTTAAGAACAATGCATTAAACAACTTTGTACTTCCGGTCGTCGTTTCAGATAAATTCCTTGCCGAACTATTTGCTTCTATCAAAGAGAATGCAAAGATGGAGGTTGAAGTAGATCTTCCAAATCAAACCATCACCAATAAAGCTACGGGCAAAAGCGAGCAATTTCAGATCAATAGCTACAAGAAACATTGCCTGATGAATGCTTTGGATGATATTGACTATTTGCTTAGCAACAAAGATAAAATCGAAGCTTGGGAAAACAAATGA
- the leuB gene encoding 3-isopropylmalate dehydrogenase: MKLNIAVLPGDGIGPEVVEQALNTTIAICEKFNHELSYKHALVGACAIDETGNPYPDSTHELCMQSDAVLFGAIGAPKYDNDPSATVRPEQGLLAMRKNLGLFANIRPVTTFPSLVHKSPLRADLIEGADFMCIRELTGGLYFGRPQGRSEDGNTAYDTCVYSRYEIERIVRLAFEYAMKRRKKLTIVDKANILATSRLWREVSKEIAKDFPEVETEYLFVDNAAMRMIQWPKSFDVIVTENMFGDILTDEGSVITGSMGLLPSASIGAHTSVFEPIHGSYPQAAGKNIANPLATILSAAMMLEYAFGLKEEAELINKAVTASMEANVVTEDLAAAGVKPSSTSEVGRWIVDYIKKN, translated from the coding sequence ATGAAATTAAATATTGCAGTCCTTCCCGGCGACGGAATCGGTCCTGAGGTTGTAGAACAAGCGTTGAATACAACTATTGCCATTTGCGAAAAGTTTAATCACGAATTAAGTTATAAACATGCGTTGGTAGGAGCTTGTGCCATTGACGAAACAGGAAATCCTTATCCTGATTCAACTCACGAGCTTTGTATGCAGAGTGATGCTGTATTGTTTGGCGCTATTGGTGCACCAAAATACGATAATGATCCAAGTGCTACAGTACGTCCCGAACAAGGTTTGCTGGCTATGCGTAAGAATCTTGGATTGTTTGCCAATATCCGTCCGGTAACTACTTTCCCTTCACTTGTTCATAAGTCACCACTTCGTGCAGACCTTATTGAAGGTGCTGATTTTATGTGCATCCGTGAATTAACAGGTGGTCTGTACTTTGGTCGTCCTCAAGGAAGAAGCGAAGATGGAAACACTGCTTATGACACATGTGTTTACAGTCGTTATGAGATAGAACGCATTGTTCGCCTGGCTTTTGAGTATGCCATGAAGCGTCGTAAGAAACTAACCATTGTTGATAAAGCCAATATTCTTGCCACTTCTCGTTTGTGGCGTGAAGTTTCAAAGGAAATAGCTAAAGATTTTCCTGAAGTAGAAACAGAATATTTGTTTGTAGACAATGCAGCAATGCGTATGATTCAGTGGCCAAAGAGCTTTGACGTGATTGTAACCGAGAATATGTTTGGAGATATCCTTACTGACGAAGGTTCTGTAATCACAGGTTCAATGGGATTACTTCCATCTGCTTCAATTGGTGCCCACACATCTGTGTTCGAACCTATTCACGGTTCGTATCCACAGGCAGCGGGTAAAAATATTGCTAATCCGCTTGCCACAATTCTCTCGGCAGCTATGATGCTTGAATATGCATTTGGTCTGAAAGAAGAGGCTGAGCTGATCAACAAAGCTGTAACAGCTTCAATGGAAGCAAATGTTGTAACTGAAGATTTAGCTGCCGCAGGTGTAAAACCGTCATCAACTTCTGAAGTTGGGCGATGGATTGTTGATTATATCAAGAAGAATTAA
- a CDS encoding helix-turn-helix domain-containing protein: MSDLKKQDDGSQASVTENAPRKKPYNLREKKDKKAAYRSLIRPELADELYDKILNIVVVQKKYKDPDYSAKDLAKELKTNTRYLSAVVNSRFGMNYSCLLNEYRVKDALHILVDKRYADLNVEEISAMVGFANRQSFYAAFYKNVGETPNGYRKRNLELKK; the protein is encoded by the coding sequence ATGAGTGATTTAAAAAAACAAGATGATGGGAGCCAAGCTTCTGTCACTGAGAATGCGCCTCGCAAAAAGCCTTATAATCTTAGAGAAAAGAAGGATAAGAAGGCCGCTTACAGATCTTTAATTAGACCAGAACTTGCAGATGAGTTGTACGACAAGATTCTTAATATTGTCGTAGTTCAAAAAAAGTACAAAGATCCTGATTATTCAGCAAAGGATTTGGCAAAAGAGTTGAAAACCAACACTCGCTACCTATCCGCAGTTGTTAATTCACGTTTCGGAATGAATTATTCTTGCTTACTTAACGAGTACAGAGTAAAAGATGCTTTGCACATCTTGGTAGACAAGAGATATGCTGACTTGAATGTAGAAGAAATTAGCGCGATGGTAGGCTTCGCTAACCGCCAATCGTTCTATGCAGCCTTCTATAAGAATGTTGGTGAAACACCTAACGGTTACCGTAAGAGAAACCTAGAGCTAAAGAAGTAA
- the cysK gene encoding cysteine synthase A codes for MAKIANKLTELIGNTPLLKLSAYMEKYNPEANVLGKLEYFNPAGSVKDRTALSMIEDAEARGLLKPGATIIEPTSGNTGVGLAMVASVKKYKLILTMPETMSIERRNLLKAYGAKIELTPGIEGMKGAIRKAEELKATIPGAIIPQQFENPANKEVHKRTTAEEIWRDTDGQVAVFVAGVGTGGTVCGVGETLKKYNPNIHIVAVQPASAPMLTGGEWSSHRIQGIGANFIPKIYNPEVVDEVISVSDNEAIRAGRELAQTEGLLVGISSGAAAHAARILSQRPEFAGKMIVTLLPDTGERYLSTEEFAFETYPLD; via the coding sequence ATGGCAAAAATAGCAAACAAACTGACAGAACTTATAGGCAATACTCCCCTGTTGAAATTGTCAGCTTATATGGAAAAATATAATCCTGAGGCAAATGTTCTTGGGAAATTGGAGTACTTTAACCCTGCCGGAAGTGTGAAAGACAGAACTGCTCTTTCAATGATTGAAGATGCTGAAGCACGCGGACTGTTGAAGCCGGGCGCAACAATTATAGAACCGACTAGTGGTAACACAGGAGTTGGCCTTGCAATGGTAGCTTCCGTAAAGAAATATAAGCTAATTCTTACTATGCCCGAAACAATGAGTATTGAACGTAGAAATTTGTTGAAGGCTTATGGAGCAAAGATTGAATTAACTCCGGGAATTGAAGGAATGAAAGGAGCTATCCGAAAAGCTGAAGAGCTGAAAGCAACTATTCCGGGAGCCATTATTCCTCAACAGTTTGAGAATCCTGCTAATAAGGAAGTCCATAAACGTACTACGGCTGAAGAAATTTGGAGAGATACCGACGGTCAGGTGGCCGTGTTTGTAGCCGGAGTGGGTACAGGCGGTACCGTTTGTGGTGTAGGCGAAACGCTTAAAAAATACAATCCTAATATTCATATAGTAGCAGTACAGCCAGCTTCTGCCCCTATGTTAACAGGTGGCGAGTGGTCCTCTCATCGTATTCAGGGAATAGGTGCAAATTTTATTCCAAAGATTTATAACCCTGAGGTTGTGGACGAGGTAATTTCGGTTTCCGATAACGAAGCAATCCGTGCTGGCCGCGAATTAGCACAGACAGAAGGCCTTTTGGTAGGAATATCCTCCGGAGCAGCAGCTCATGCGGCCAGAATTCTTTCTCAACGCCCTGAATTTGCAGGAAAGATGATTGTTACTTTATTGCCGGATACAGGCGAACGCTATCTATCTACCGAAGAGTTTGCTTTTGAAACTTATCCGCTGGATTAA
- the recQ gene encoding DNA helicase RecQ, producing the protein MFHTLKTYFGYDSFRPQQEEIVNHTLSKKDSLILMPTGGGKSICYQLPALLMEGTAIVVSPLISLMKDQVEALRANGVPAGALNSNNSESENANLRRECLMGKIKLLYLSPEKLLSEVDFLLQDIQISLFAIDEAHCISQWGHDFRPEYTQMNLLKEKFPKIPIIALTATADKITRTDIINQLRLNNPRVFISSFDRPNLSLTVKRGYLEKEKTKTIVDFIAKRPNQCGIIYCMSRKNTEKVAKMLEKNGIEATVYHAGLSPLERDKAQNDFINDKVQVVCATIAFGMGIDKSNVRWVIHYNLPKSIENYYQEIGRAGRDGLESDTILFYSLSDLILLSKFANDSKQQGINLEKLDRMQQYAESSICRRRILLSYFGETIDKDCGNCDVCKNPPERFDGTIIVQKALSAIVRANEQIGTTLLVYILKGFNNAEITEKGYDTLKTFGAGRDVPPRDWHDYLLQMLQLGYFEIAYNENNHLKITDSGRKVLFGEEKATLVTIKREEFEAKGRKKKAPKAEKPGKATYGNEDEAIFEELRVLRKRLADEQTIPAYIVLSDKVLHLLSSSRPTTIEEFGDISGIGEFKKEKYGKDFVELIKKITKE; encoded by the coding sequence ATGTTTCATACACTCAAGACTTACTTTGGCTATGATTCTTTTCGTCCGCAACAGGAAGAGATTGTCAATCATACACTTTCTAAAAAAGATTCACTGATTTTGATGCCTACCGGAGGAGGAAAGTCTATTTGTTATCAGCTACCTGCTTTATTAATGGAGGGAACTGCTATTGTTGTATCTCCTTTAATTTCATTAATGAAAGACCAGGTTGAAGCACTGCGAGCAAACGGAGTTCCCGCTGGAGCTTTAAACAGCAATAACAGTGAATCAGAGAATGCTAATTTACGACGTGAGTGTTTGATGGGGAAAATTAAACTTTTGTACTTATCTCCGGAAAAGCTATTATCGGAAGTTGATTTCTTACTTCAGGACATCCAGATTTCTCTTTTTGCTATAGATGAAGCACATTGTATTTCGCAATGGGGGCACGATTTCCGACCTGAATATACCCAAATGAATCTTCTCAAAGAAAAGTTCCCTAAGATTCCTATCATTGCACTTACTGCTACAGCTGACAAAATTACAAGAACAGATATAATTAATCAATTACGTCTTAATAACCCTAGAGTATTTATATCATCATTTGACCGTCCCAACCTTAGTTTAACGGTAAAAAGAGGTTATCTGGAAAAAGAAAAAACCAAAACGATTGTAGACTTCATAGCCAAAAGGCCTAATCAATGCGGTATAATATACTGTATGAGCCGGAAGAATACAGAAAAAGTAGCTAAAATGCTAGAGAAGAATGGAATTGAAGCTACAGTTTATCATGCAGGTCTTTCTCCTTTAGAAAGGGATAAGGCGCAGAACGATTTCATCAATGACAAGGTACAAGTAGTATGTGCTACAATAGCTTTTGGGATGGGCATAGATAAATCAAATGTAAGATGGGTTATACATTATAATCTACCTAAGAGTATTGAAAATTATTATCAGGAAATTGGGCGTGCAGGAAGAGACGGTTTGGAAAGTGATACTATATTATTTTATTCCTTAAGCGATTTGATCTTACTAAGCAAGTTCGCAAACGACAGTAAACAACAGGGAATCAACCTGGAAAAGTTAGACCGGATGCAGCAATATGCAGAATCAAGCATTTGTCGCCGCCGTATATTGCTGAGCTATTTTGGAGAGACTATAGATAAAGACTGCGGCAATTGTGATGTTTGCAAGAATCCGCCGGAACGTTTTGACGGAACAATCATTGTGCAAAAAGCACTGAGTGCTATTGTCCGTGCCAATGAACAGATAGGAACAACTCTTTTGGTGTACATCTTAAAAGGTTTCAATAATGCAGAAATCACAGAAAAGGGATATGATACACTAAAAACATTTGGTGCGGGAAGGGATGTACCCCCAAGAGATTGGCATGACTATCTTCTACAAATGCTGCAATTAGGATATTTTGAAATTGCATACAACGAAAACAATCATCTAAAAATAACTGATTCAGGAAGAAAAGTTCTTTTTGGAGAAGAAAAGGCTACCTTAGTTACTATCAAACGTGAAGAATTTGAAGCTAAGGGGCGTAAAAAGAAAGCGCCAAAAGCTGAAAAACCGGGAAAGGCAACCTACGGAAATGAGGATGAAGCAATCTTTGAAGAGTTACGCGTACTGAGAAAGAGACTGGCAGACGAGCAGACTATCCCAGCTTATATTGTTTTGTCCGATAAAGTGCTCCATTTATTGAGCAGTTCCCGACCAACCACAATAGAGGAATTTGGAGATATAAGTGGTATCGGGGAATTCAAGAAAGAAAAATACGGAAAAGATTTTGTGGAACTAATCAAAAAGATAACGAAAGAATGA
- the leuC gene encoding 3-isopropylmalate dehydratase large subunit has translation MKTLFDKIWDAHVVSTVEDGPTQLYIDRLYCHEVTSPQAFSGMRDRGLKCFRPEKIFCIPDHNIPTLNQDKEIVDPISRNQVEELDKNAKDFGLALYGIGHKKNGIIHVVGPENGLTLPGMTIVCGDSHTSTHGAMGAIAFGIGTSEVEMVMASQCVLQSRPKTMRITVDGKLGKGVTAKDIALYIIAKMTTGGATGYFVEYAGEAVRDLTMEGRLTLCNLSIEMGARGGMIAPDEKTIEYIKGREFAPKGEAWDKAVEYWKTLKSDSDAAFDKDITFKAEDIEPMITYGTNPGMGMGITSNIPTIESVPEAGRISYAKSLEYMGFNAGDAMIGKKIDYVFLGSCTNGRIEDFREFAAFVKGKKKAADVVAWLVPGSWAVDKQIREEGLDKILNEAGFELRQPGCSACLAMNEDKVPADKYSVSTSNRNFEGRQGPGSRTLLASPLVAAAAAITGKITDPRVLMA, from the coding sequence ATGAAAACATTGTTCGACAAGATTTGGGACGCGCATGTAGTTAGCACGGTAGAAGACGGTCCCACACAGCTTTATATTGACAGACTTTACTGTCATGAAGTAACAAGTCCACAGGCTTTCTCTGGAATGAGAGATCGTGGATTAAAATGCTTCCGTCCGGAAAAGATTTTTTGCATACCGGATCATAACATTCCTACGTTAAACCAGGATAAAGAAATTGTTGATCCTATTTCCCGTAATCAGGTAGAGGAATTAGATAAGAACGCAAAAGATTTTGGTCTTGCTCTTTATGGAATTGGACATAAGAAGAATGGTATTATTCACGTGGTAGGTCCTGAAAATGGGCTAACCCTTCCTGGTATGACTATCGTTTGTGGTGACTCACATACCTCTACTCATGGAGCAATGGGAGCAATTGCATTTGGTATCGGTACATCTGAAGTTGAGATGGTAATGGCCTCACAATGTGTACTTCAGTCTCGTCCTAAAACAATGCGCATTACTGTGGATGGAAAATTAGGTAAAGGGGTGACTGCTAAAGACATTGCTCTTTATATCATTGCAAAGATGACAACAGGTGGTGCAACCGGATATTTTGTTGAGTATGCAGGCGAAGCTGTAAGAGACTTGACAATGGAAGGACGTCTTACTCTTTGTAACCTTTCTATAGAGATGGGTGCTCGTGGAGGAATGATTGCTCCGGATGAAAAAACAATAGAATATATTAAAGGTAGAGAGTTTGCTCCAAAAGGTGAAGCCTGGGATAAAGCGGTTGAATACTGGAAAACTTTGAAGAGTGATTCCGATGCAGCATTTGATAAAGATATTACTTTTAAGGCTGAAGACATTGAACCAATGATTACTTACGGAACTAATCCGGGTATGGGAATGGGAATTACCTCTAATATCCCAACCATCGAAAGTGTTCCCGAAGCAGGAAGAATCTCTTATGCCAAGTCTTTGGAATATATGGGCTTTAATGCTGGTGATGCAATGATTGGAAAGAAGATTGATTATGTTTTCCTTGGTAGTTGTACCAACGGACGTATTGAAGACTTCCGTGAATTTGCTGCATTTGTGAAGGGTAAGAAGAAAGCAGCTGATGTTGTTGCATGGTTGGTTCCTGGTTCATGGGCTGTAGATAAACAGATTCGTGAGGAAGGACTAGATAAGATTTTGAATGAAGCAGGTTTTGAACTTCGTCAACCAGGCTGTTCAGCTTGTTTGGCAATGAATGAAGATAAAGTTCCTGCCGATAAATACTCTGTGTCTACTTCGAATCGTAACTTTGAAGGACGTCAGGGACCTGGTTCCCGCACCCTTTTGGCAAGTCCGCTTGTTGCAGCAGCTGCAGCAATTACAGGAAAAATAACCGATCCACGAGTATTAATGGCTTAA
- a CDS encoding alpha-isopropylmalate synthase regulatory domain-containing protein, translating into MGKQMKIEILDTTLRDGEQTSGVSFVAQEKLMIARLLLEELKVDRIEVASARVSDGELESVKMISAWAARRGLLDRVEVLGFVDGMDSLNWIREAGCWVINLLCKGSLKHCTLQLRKTPEEHLANITEVVLNAEKMGISVNVYLEDWSNGMQHSPKYVTQLMDALIKLPIKRFMLPDTLGILNPLQTLEYMRKMVKRYPNVHFDFHAHNDYDLAVANVLAAVISGAKGLHTTINGLGERAGNAPLSSVQAILKDHFNAETSIVEDRLNDISRVVESYSGIAIPANKPIIGENVFTQVAGVHADGDSKSNLYYNDLLPERFGRIREYALGKTSGKANIRKNLESLGLELDEESMKKVMERIIELGDRKELVTQEDLPYIISDVLKHSTANSKVKLLDYFLTLTSGLKPVATLKISINGKDYEETSSGDGQYDAFMRALRKVYKNTLGRKFPMLINYAVSIPPGGRTDAFVQTIITWKNNEKVFRTKGLDNDQTEAAIKATVKMLNIIEEEYK; encoded by the coding sequence TTGGGAAAACAAATGAAAATTGAGATATTAGACACAACGCTTCGTGACGGTGAGCAGACGAGTGGAGTTTCTTTTGTAGCACAAGAGAAACTCATGATCGCTCGTTTATTGCTGGAAGAGCTTAAAGTAGACCGTATTGAGGTTGCTTCCGCCCGAGTCTCGGACGGGGAGCTTGAATCGGTAAAGATGATTTCCGCCTGGGCTGCCCGGCGCGGACTTCTTGACCGCGTGGAGGTGTTGGGTTTTGTAGATGGAATGGATTCTTTGAACTGGATACGTGAAGCCGGATGCTGGGTGATCAATCTTCTTTGCAAAGGGTCATTGAAACATTGCACGCTGCAACTTAGGAAAACACCCGAAGAGCATCTAGCCAATATAACAGAGGTGGTGCTCAATGCCGAAAAGATGGGAATCAGTGTTAATGTTTATCTGGAGGACTGGAGCAATGGAATGCAACATTCGCCCAAATATGTTACCCAGCTAATGGATGCATTGATTAAACTTCCTATTAAACGCTTTATGCTACCTGATACGCTTGGTATTCTCAATCCTTTGCAGACATTGGAATACATGCGTAAGATGGTAAAACGTTACCCAAACGTACATTTTGATTTCCATGCACATAATGATTATGACCTTGCAGTTGCCAATGTATTGGCTGCGGTTATTTCAGGAGCAAAGGGACTTCATACCACGATAAACGGATTGGGAGAAAGAGCTGGTAATGCTCCGCTTTCTAGTGTGCAGGCCATTCTGAAGGATCACTTTAATGCCGAAACTTCTATCGTGGAAGATCGGTTGAATGATATAAGCAGGGTAGTTGAATCTTACTCTGGCATTGCCATTCCAGCTAATAAACCTATCATTGGTGAAAACGTATTTACTCAGGTGGCAGGCGTTCATGCTGATGGTGATTCAAAGAGCAATCTCTATTATAATGATCTTTTGCCCGAACGTTTCGGACGTATTCGTGAATATGCTTTGGGAAAAACTTCAGGGAAGGCGAATATTCGTAAGAATCTCGAATCTTTGGGGTTGGAACTCGATGAAGAATCCATGAAGAAAGTAATGGAACGGATTATTGAACTGGGAGACCGGAAGGAATTGGTTACACAGGAAGATTTGCCTTACATTATTTCTGATGTATTGAAGCACAGCACAGCGAACAGCAAAGTAAAGTTGCTCGATTATTTCCTTACTCTGACCAGCGGGCTTAAACCGGTGGCGACTTTGAAAATATCCATAAATGGTAAGGACTACGAGGAAACATCCTCAGGAGATGGTCAGTATGATGCATTTATGCGGGCTTTGCGTAAAGTTTATAAGAATACGCTGGGCAGAAAATTTCCAATGTTGATTAACTATGCCGTGAGTATTCCTCCGGGCGGACGAACAGATGCTTTTGTGCAAACCATTATTACCTGGAAAAATAACGAGAAGGTATTTCGCACAAAGGGACTGGACAATGACCAGACCGAGGCGGCTATCAAAGCAACAGTGAAAATGCTGAATATAATAGAAGAAGAATATAAATAA